A stretch of the Corynebacterium maris DSM 45190 genome encodes the following:
- a CDS encoding glutaminase, with translation MHNLISDYLGEILDDVRDHVDGEIPTYITSLTKADPDWLGIAMCTTSGRVYEAGDAEVLFTIQSVSKPFIYALALQECGLERVLDVAGMEPSGEAFNELSLREEDKRPLNPMINAGAIAVNQLINGEDSSVEDRVDVIFDFLSKLAGRELEMDEESAVDELEKADRNLSIAHMLRSHDVIVDAAHDAVDSYTRQCSALVTVRDLAVMSGTLANGGVQPVTGEKLLDPEVCRQTLSVMSSCGMYDAAGRWMARVGIPAKSGVSGGLIGMLPGQLGIATLSPRLDPAGNSVRGVDVFEDLSTDMGLHLMSTEHRTGSHAVRSVDRSGEDTIITLQGVVTFTAAEEILHKLNSLDFVSERVVLDVSRVIDSHSMGRRMLKEQLQRIREAGYDIAVVDPDAELRGRQLSDGSQIPLAEDL, from the coding sequence GTGCACAACTTGATCAGCGACTACCTGGGGGAGATCCTCGACGACGTCCGCGACCACGTGGACGGGGAGATCCCGACCTACATCACCTCCCTGACCAAGGCGGACCCGGACTGGCTGGGCATCGCCATGTGCACGACCTCCGGGCGCGTCTATGAGGCGGGCGACGCGGAGGTGTTGTTCACGATCCAGTCGGTGTCCAAGCCCTTCATCTACGCTCTGGCCCTCCAGGAGTGCGGGCTCGAGCGGGTGCTGGACGTCGCCGGGATGGAGCCCTCCGGCGAGGCGTTCAACGAGCTTTCCCTCCGGGAGGAGGACAAACGCCCCCTCAACCCCATGATCAACGCCGGGGCCATCGCGGTGAATCAGTTGATCAACGGCGAGGACTCCTCCGTGGAGGATCGTGTCGACGTCATTTTCGACTTCCTGTCTAAATTGGCCGGCCGCGAGTTGGAGATGGACGAGGAATCCGCCGTCGACGAGTTGGAGAAAGCCGACCGTAACCTCTCCATCGCGCACATGCTGCGCAGCCACGACGTCATCGTCGACGCCGCCCACGACGCCGTGGACAGCTACACCCGCCAGTGCTCCGCCCTGGTCACCGTCCGCGACCTCGCGGTGATGTCAGGGACCCTGGCCAACGGCGGCGTGCAGCCGGTCACCGGGGAGAAGTTGCTGGATCCCGAAGTGTGCCGGCAGACGTTGTCCGTGATGAGCTCCTGCGGCATGTACGACGCGGCCGGCCGCTGGATGGCGCGCGTCGGCATTCCCGCGAAGTCCGGCGTGTCCGGCGGGCTGATCGGCATGCTGCCCGGCCAGCTGGGCATCGCGACGCTTTCTCCGCGCCTGGATCCGGCCGGCAACTCGGTCCGCGGCGTCGACGTCTTCGAGGACCTGTCCACGGACATGGGGCTGCACCTGATGTCCACCGAACACCGCACCGGCTCCCACGCCGTGCGCTCCGTCGACCGCAGCGGCGAAGACACCATCATCACTCTGCAGGGCGTGGTGACCTTCACCGCCGCGGAAGAGATCCTGCACAAGCTCAACAGCCTGGATTTCGTCTCCGAGCGCGTCGTCTTGGACGTCAGCCGCGTCATCGACTCCCATTCGATGGGCCGGCGCATGCTCAAGGAGCAGCTGCAGCGCATCCGGGAGGCAGGCTACGACATCGCGGTCGTGGATCCGGACGCGGAGCTGCGCGGACGTCAGCTTTCCGACGGTTCCCAGATCCCGCTGGCCGAAGACCTGTAG
- a CDS encoding LacI family DNA-binding transcriptional regulator — MSESNPRPAPKTSPPVTIYDVAHRAGVSASTVSRAFSRPDRVSGRTAAAIRAAAEELGYGRTLDTRPKPDPATNTLGLVLADVANPFFQEVWRGAEHAARVGDMAVLTADVQESVPRTHAAIERMIPLVDGLILASTRLSGGEIQKIARRVPTVSVNRPVPGVPSVLVDDYDGMVRVTAHLHDQGARSITYLSGPADSWSDAVRWRALLDVAGNTDPTDRPAVLTRAAALSAERAQKLTRMTVRQRQVDQPTIRGGRRAFEVWRTQPTDAVICFNDLVAVGFLDQARRAGVTAPEDLLIVGFDNTDLAGVHRPSLTTVAGPLRAVGRVAAANAMALARGLDSPLSKPRVLPARLIVRESSTRAG, encoded by the coding sequence ATGTCGGAGTCGAACCCGAGGCCTGCACCGAAGACGTCCCCGCCCGTGACCATCTACGACGTCGCGCACCGGGCCGGGGTGTCCGCGTCGACCGTGTCGCGGGCCTTCAGCCGCCCGGACCGGGTGTCCGGCCGCACCGCCGCCGCCATCCGCGCCGCCGCGGAAGAACTCGGTTACGGCCGCACCCTGGACACCCGCCCCAAACCCGACCCGGCGACCAACACGCTCGGCCTCGTGCTCGCGGACGTGGCCAACCCTTTCTTCCAGGAAGTCTGGCGCGGGGCGGAGCACGCCGCCCGGGTCGGGGACATGGCGGTGCTCACCGCCGACGTCCAAGAATCCGTGCCCCGGACCCACGCCGCCATTGAACGGATGATTCCGCTGGTGGACGGCCTGATCCTGGCCTCCACCCGCTTGAGCGGCGGGGAGATCCAAAAAATCGCGCGCCGCGTGCCCACCGTGTCGGTCAACCGACCCGTCCCCGGCGTGCCCAGCGTGCTGGTCGACGACTACGACGGCATGGTCCGCGTGACCGCGCACCTCCACGATCAGGGCGCCCGATCAATCACCTACCTGTCCGGCCCCGCCGATTCCTGGTCGGACGCGGTGCGCTGGCGGGCGCTGCTGGACGTGGCCGGCAACACCGACCCCACGGACCGGCCGGCGGTGCTCACCCGGGCCGCCGCCCTGTCGGCGGAGCGGGCCCAGAAGCTGACACGCATGACGGTGCGCCAGCGGCAGGTGGACCAGCCGACGATCCGCGGCGGGCGCCGGGCGTTCGAGGTGTGGCGGACGCAGCCGACGGACGCCGTGATCTGTTTCAACGACCTGGTCGCGGTCGGTTTTCTGGACCAGGCCCGGCGCGCCGGGGTGACCGCGCCGGAGGATCTGCTGATCGTGGGGTTCGACAACACGGATCTGGCCGGCGTGCACCGTCCTTCCTTGACGACGGTGGCGGGTCCCCTGCGCGCCGTCGGGCGCGTCGCCGCCGCCAACGCCATGGCTCTGGCCCGCGGTCTGGACAGCCCCTTGTCGAAGCCGCGGGTGTTGCCGGCCCGGTTGATCGTGCGGGAGTCCTCCACCCGGGCGGGTTAG
- a CDS encoding isocitrate lyase/PEP mutase family protein, giving the protein MTVNRELAKNFAAAHASGDMLVLPTVWDVWSARLCVDAGFRGLTIGSHPVADAIGAEDGEAMDFGQYLAIARRIVGSVDVPVSVDVESGYGLPGAELARQVIAVGAVGLNIEDTVHREGKRVRTLTEHADYIAAVRAEADRQGVELVINGRTDALKHGTAEFEDPEGEATRRIQAMVEAGARAVYPVAATQPDLIGRLVESTEVPVNVTVDPVDDAPADRDTLRSLGVRRLTWGPKWQGQMRAVLIDSVSAWA; this is encoded by the coding sequence GTGACCGTCAATCGTGAACTCGCCAAGAATTTCGCCGCCGCCCATGCCTCCGGCGACATGCTCGTGCTGCCCACCGTGTGGGACGTGTGGAGCGCGCGTCTGTGCGTCGACGCCGGTTTCCGGGGCCTGACCATCGGTTCGCACCCGGTGGCCGACGCCATCGGCGCCGAGGACGGTGAAGCCATGGACTTCGGCCAGTATCTGGCGATCGCCCGCCGCATCGTGGGTTCCGTGGACGTCCCGGTCTCCGTGGACGTGGAGTCCGGCTACGGTCTGCCGGGCGCGGAGTTGGCCCGCCAGGTCATCGCCGTCGGCGCCGTCGGCTTAAACATCGAGGACACCGTCCACCGCGAGGGCAAGCGGGTGCGCACGCTGACGGAGCACGCCGACTACATCGCCGCCGTGCGCGCGGAGGCCGACCGGCAGGGGGTGGAGCTGGTCATCAACGGCCGCACCGACGCCCTGAAGCACGGCACCGCCGAGTTTGAGGATCCGGAGGGCGAGGCCACCCGCCGCATCCAGGCGATGGTGGAGGCCGGCGCCCGCGCGGTGTACCCGGTCGCCGCCACCCAACCCGACCTGATCGGCCGTCTTGTCGAGTCCACCGAGGTGCCGGTCAACGTCACCGTCGACCCCGTGGACGACGCCCCCGCCGACCGGGACACGTTGCGGTCCCTGGGCGTGCGCCGTCTGACCTGGGGCCCGAAGTGGCAGGGGCAGATGCGGGCCGTGCTCATCGACTCGGTGTCCGCCTGGGCGTAA
- the uxaC gene encoding glucuronate isomerase → MSTSHAAHPDRLLPADPGTRDIARRLLAHVEDLPIISPHGHLDPAMFTADEPFPNPTALLISPDHYLTRVLHTAGVDLADLGVGGHEADPREAWRIFCAHWHLYAGTATGYWVEQEFEHVFQINPDRISADNADAIYDELTEILARPDFRPRALAEDFNLEVLATTDDPLDDLAHHKALAEDPTFTPRVLPTFRPDAYTKMYKPEFADNVTTLIEAAGDGQTGYQGYLAAMRNRRQYFLDHGATSSDHGTHNADTTPLSDAEAQRLLDKGMRGEATFEEALAFEANMTYRFAEMSQDDGLVMTLHPGVYRNHSTGAFQKFGADVGHDIPFQMEYTRSLQPMLSDFGENKDFHFVIFTIDETTFSREIAPLAGYYPSVYAGAPWWFIDEIDAMSRFRSYTTGTTGFSRYSGFIDDTRAYCSIPARHNTSRRVEAGYLARLVAEHRLTEDRAADIIVDLIDASPRRVFKL, encoded by the coding sequence ATGAGTACCTCACACGCAGCTCACCCCGACCGCCTGTTGCCCGCGGACCCCGGCACCCGCGACATCGCCCGCCGCTTGCTCGCGCACGTGGAGGATCTGCCGATCATCTCTCCGCACGGGCACCTCGACCCGGCTATGTTCACCGCCGACGAGCCCTTCCCCAATCCCACGGCACTGTTGATCAGCCCGGACCATTACCTGACCCGCGTGCTGCACACCGCCGGCGTGGACCTGGCCGACCTGGGCGTCGGCGGCCACGAGGCCGACCCGCGCGAGGCGTGGCGCATCTTCTGCGCGCATTGGCACCTCTACGCCGGCACTGCCACCGGTTACTGGGTGGAGCAGGAATTCGAGCACGTCTTCCAGATCAACCCGGACCGCATCTCGGCGGACAACGCCGACGCCATCTACGACGAGCTCACCGAGATCCTCGCCCGCCCGGACTTCCGCCCGCGCGCCCTGGCCGAGGACTTCAACCTCGAGGTGCTGGCCACCACCGACGACCCGCTGGACGATCTGGCGCACCACAAGGCACTCGCCGAGGACCCGACCTTTACCCCGCGCGTGCTGCCGACCTTCCGCCCGGACGCCTACACCAAGATGTACAAGCCCGAATTCGCGGACAACGTGACCACGCTCATCGAGGCCGCCGGTGACGGCCAGACCGGCTACCAGGGGTATTTGGCCGCGATGCGCAACCGTCGTCAGTACTTCCTCGACCACGGCGCCACCTCCTCCGATCACGGCACGCACAACGCCGACACCACCCCGCTGAGCGACGCCGAGGCCCAGCGCCTGCTGGACAAGGGGATGCGCGGCGAGGCCACCTTCGAGGAGGCCCTGGCGTTTGAGGCGAACATGACCTACCGCTTCGCGGAGATGAGCCAGGACGACGGCCTGGTGATGACCCTGCACCCGGGCGTCTACCGCAACCACTCCACCGGCGCCTTCCAGAAGTTCGGCGCCGACGTCGGCCACGACATCCCGTTCCAAATGGAATACACCCGCTCGCTGCAGCCGATGCTCAGCGACTTCGGCGAGAACAAGGACTTCCACTTCGTCATCTTCACCATCGACGAAACCACCTTCTCCCGCGAAATCGCCCCGCTGGCCGGCTACTACCCGTCCGTCTACGCAGGTGCGCCGTGGTGGTTCATCGACGAGATCGACGCCATGAGCCGCTTCCGCTCCTACACCACCGGCACCACCGGTTTCTCCCGCTACTCCGGGTTCATCGACGACACCCGCGCCTACTGCTCCATCCCGGCGCGCCACAACACCTCGCGCCGGGTGGAGGCCGGTTACCTGGCCCGCCTGGTCGCCGAGCACCGGTTGACCGAGGACCGCGCCGCCGACATCATCGTCGATTTGATCGACGCTTCCCCGAGGAGGGTTTTCAAGCTATGA
- a CDS encoding mannitol dehydrogenase family protein, whose amino-acid sequence MSTEQNTLTRTKDTPTPPIRLVHLGLGAFHRAHQVWYTQQAEQDPANPQWGYASFTGRSPRMANVLGDQDGLFTLVTRSGDGDDFEVITSLVDPAYAANTTRLVDLLSDPQIAVITLTVTEAGYHLRDDGSLNVDSPDVQADAATLQEAVGDPFGFDRPLVTAAGKLVLGLAARRLRDAGPVAIVSCDNVADNGRLTQASVIGFARELNPDLAEWIEREVSFPSTSIDRITPATDDELLADVEKHTGRQDAAPVVTEPFASWVIEGEFPAGRPEWERAGVEFVDDIEEFERRKLWLLNGSHSLMAYYGQLRGHATVAEAIGDEQVRARVEALWDEAERHLTAPELKVPEYRASLIERFENPRIRHNLAQIAVDGGTKQRMRAVPIMKAELAAGRTGDAAAFSIAGWIAFLLRDDASHEIADTRAMELDGARQLDDPVAALVATLDLELADDVAAVDRIRTHVAALRS is encoded by the coding sequence ATGAGCACCGAGCAGAACACACTGACCCGCACGAAAGACACTCCGACGCCGCCGATCCGCCTGGTGCACCTGGGCCTCGGCGCCTTCCACCGCGCGCACCAGGTCTGGTACACCCAGCAGGCCGAGCAGGACCCGGCGAACCCGCAGTGGGGCTACGCCTCCTTCACCGGCCGCAGCCCCCGGATGGCGAATGTCCTGGGTGATCAGGACGGGTTGTTCACCCTGGTGACCCGCTCCGGCGACGGCGACGACTTCGAGGTCATCACGTCCCTGGTGGACCCGGCGTACGCCGCGAACACCACCCGGCTGGTGGACCTGCTCAGCGATCCGCAGATCGCGGTGATCACCCTCACCGTCACCGAGGCCGGCTACCACCTGCGTGACGACGGCTCCCTCAACGTCGACAGCCCCGACGTCCAGGCGGACGCGGCGACCCTGCAGGAGGCGGTCGGCGACCCCTTCGGCTTCGACCGGCCGCTGGTCACCGCGGCCGGCAAGCTGGTGCTGGGCCTGGCGGCGCGGCGCTTGCGCGACGCCGGCCCGGTGGCGATCGTGAGCTGCGACAACGTCGCGGACAACGGCCGGCTGACCCAGGCGTCGGTCATCGGGTTCGCCCGCGAGCTCAACCCGGACCTGGCCGAGTGGATCGAGCGCGAGGTGAGTTTCCCGTCGACCTCGATCGACCGCATCACCCCGGCCACGGACGACGAGCTGCTGGCGGACGTCGAAAAGCACACTGGGCGCCAGGACGCCGCCCCGGTGGTCACTGAACCCTTCGCCTCCTGGGTGATCGAGGGTGAGTTCCCGGCGGGCCGGCCCGAGTGGGAGCGCGCGGGCGTGGAATTCGTCGACGACATCGAGGAGTTCGAGCGTCGCAAGCTGTGGCTGCTCAACGGTTCGCACTCGTTGATGGCCTACTACGGGCAGCTGCGCGGGCACGCCACCGTGGCCGAGGCCATCGGCGACGAGCAGGTCCGCGCCCGCGTCGAGGCCCTGTGGGACGAGGCGGAGCGGCACCTGACCGCCCCGGAGCTGAAGGTGCCGGAGTACCGGGCCAGCCTGATCGAGCGCTTCGAGAATCCGCGCATCCGCCACAACCTCGCCCAGATCGCCGTCGACGGCGGCACCAAGCAGCGCATGCGCGCGGTGCCCATCATGAAGGCCGAATTGGCCGCCGGGCGCACCGGTGACGCCGCGGCTTTCTCCATCGCGGGTTGGATCGCCTTCCTGCTGCGCGACGACGCCTCCCACGAGATCGCCGACACCCGCGCCATGGAGCTCGACGGCGCCCGCCAGCTGGATGACCCGGTGGCGGCGCTGGTGGCCACGCTCGACCTGGAGCTGGCGGACGACGTGGCCGCCGTCGACCGGATCCGCACCCACGTCGCCGCTCTGCGGAGTTAA
- a CDS encoding cytidylate kinase family protein produces the protein MPSHRVLTYSLGDVANNLSFMMTSMFLMVYMTDIVGLSAGVAGAIYGVTKIWAGFADLIAGNVVDKTNSRWGRLRPYLLFGPAPLAVFFVALFSTPAGLDEVAAIAWIFIFDALFQLAYSFVNIPYGSLASAMTQDPVDRSKLSGSRAIASSLASVALAWVVAPQFEDTQGDGIRMQFMITCIILAVIAIVLYLICFANSREVVPRAAGRISFRQTFKMLRQNRPLQILLLTALLFLTSNFVFNAVGLYYVRAITGNAAYFAFLQLAQTIGMIFFASFAPAITRRYGKRNGYMLAALLAAVGYAMIFFIPGGTLSIALVAWFIVGLGVGGSNAMMFSMQADTVDYGEWKTGIRSEGGSYSILSFTRKVGQGIGGWVGGFVIGVFGYAAGVAVLEGSTVAMGLRVATGAIPAILALAAMISVMFYRLDSATHMQVVEDLTERRTQNAIAGAKGVDAERTLVGESNLGDGRTTLMRRPGTPNPPIVTIFGQRGSGATEISPMVAELLQVPYIGQKFSSQTLAQADRTTLLSDSGFNRWMRNLSYSGSQNTDMAVAMDTASNHRIAQDNTKSVLADAENGGVLLGRNGALVLGPVVGTLHVRLIAPLDKRIERVMHKAGLSASAAAEQCEIEDRLRAEMSRKLYKWDPNVDEEYDLVINTASTTYKQVAELIVEMYRSKYPENVPPQNQAGN, from the coding sequence ATGCCGAGTCATCGGGTGCTGACCTATTCGCTCGGCGACGTCGCGAACAACCTGTCGTTCATGATGACGTCGATGTTCCTGATGGTCTACATGACCGACATCGTGGGGCTGTCCGCCGGCGTGGCCGGCGCCATCTACGGCGTCACGAAGATCTGGGCCGGTTTCGCCGACCTGATCGCCGGCAACGTCGTCGACAAGACCAACAGCCGGTGGGGTCGGCTGCGGCCCTACCTGCTCTTCGGTCCCGCGCCCCTGGCCGTCTTCTTCGTCGCGTTGTTCTCCACCCCGGCGGGGTTGGACGAGGTCGCGGCGATCGCCTGGATCTTCATTTTCGACGCGCTGTTCCAGCTGGCGTACTCCTTCGTCAACATCCCCTACGGCTCCCTGGCCTCGGCCATGACCCAAGACCCGGTGGATCGCTCCAAGCTCTCCGGCTCCCGCGCCATCGCCTCGTCGCTGGCGTCGGTCGCCCTGGCCTGGGTCGTCGCCCCGCAGTTCGAGGACACCCAGGGTGACGGCATCCGCATGCAGTTCATGATCACCTGCATCATCCTGGCGGTCATCGCGATCGTGTTGTACCTGATCTGCTTCGCCAACTCCCGGGAAGTCGTCCCGCGCGCCGCAGGCCGCATCTCCTTCAGGCAAACCTTCAAGATGCTGCGCCAGAACCGGCCGCTGCAGATCCTGCTGCTCACCGCTTTGCTGTTCCTCACCTCGAACTTCGTGTTCAACGCGGTGGGCCTGTACTACGTGCGCGCGATCACCGGCAACGCCGCCTACTTCGCTTTCCTGCAGCTGGCGCAGACCATCGGCATGATCTTCTTCGCCTCCTTCGCCCCGGCCATCACCCGCCGGTACGGCAAACGCAACGGCTACATGCTCGCCGCCTTGTTGGCCGCGGTCGGCTACGCCATGATTTTCTTCATCCCGGGCGGCACCTTATCCATCGCCCTGGTCGCCTGGTTCATCGTCGGCCTGGGCGTCGGCGGCTCCAACGCGATGATGTTTTCCATGCAGGCGGACACCGTCGACTACGGCGAGTGGAAGACCGGCATCCGCTCCGAAGGCGGCTCCTATTCCATCCTGTCGTTCACCCGCAAAGTCGGCCAGGGCATCGGCGGCTGGGTCGGCGGCTTCGTGATCGGCGTCTTCGGCTACGCCGCCGGCGTGGCGGTTCTGGAAGGCTCGACCGTGGCCATGGGGTTGCGCGTGGCCACCGGCGCCATTCCGGCGATCCTGGCGCTGGCCGCCATGATCTCCGTGATGTTCTACCGCCTGGACAGCGCCACCCACATGCAGGTCGTCGAGGACTTGACGGAGCGCCGCACCCAGAACGCCATCGCCGGCGCCAAGGGCGTGGACGCGGAACGCACCCTGGTCGGCGAGTCGAACTTGGGCGATGGCCGCACGACGCTGATGCGTCGGCCGGGCACCCCGAACCCGCCGATCGTCACGATCTTCGGTCAGCGCGGTTCCGGCGCCACGGAAATCAGCCCCATGGTCGCGGAGTTGCTTCAGGTCCCCTACATCGGGCAGAAATTCAGCTCGCAGACGCTGGCGCAGGCCGATCGCACGACCCTGTTGTCCGACTCCGGCTTCAACCGGTGGATGCGCAACCTGTCCTACTCCGGCTCGCAGAACACCGACATGGCCGTGGCCATGGACACCGCGTCGAACCACCGGATCGCCCAGGACAACACCAAGAGCGTGCTCGCGGACGCCGAAAACGGCGGCGTCCTGTTGGGCCGTAACGGCGCCCTGGTGCTGGGGCCGGTCGTCGGCACGCTGCACGTGCGGCTGATCGCCCCGCTGGACAAACGCATCGAGCGCGTCATGCACAAGGCCGGCCTGTCCGCCTCTGCGGCGGCCGAACAGTGTGAGATCGAGGATCGTCTGCGCGCGGAGATGAGCCGCAAGCTCTACAAGTGGGACCCGAACGTGGACGAGGAGTACGACCTGGTCATCAACACCGCCTCGACCACCTACAAGCAGGTGGCCGAGTTGATCGTAGAGATGTACCGCTCGAAGTACCCGGAAAACGTGCCGCCGCAGAACCAGGCGGGCAACTGA
- a CDS encoding gluconokinase, which translates to MSPSPRHIVVMGVSGSGKSTVGDLLGARIGLPYHDGDDLHPQSNIDKMAAGEPLTDDDRWPWLKLIGEWLMDHPDGGIIGCSALKRSYRDAIREVSPDAVFVHVHGSVELLQERMEERPGHFMPASLLDSQLDTLEHLEADERGRIFDISGTPDEIVAATIAWISALD; encoded by the coding sequence ATGTCCCCCTCCCCCCGCCACATCGTCGTCATGGGCGTCTCCGGCTCCGGAAAATCCACGGTCGGCGATCTCCTCGGTGCCCGCATCGGCCTGCCCTACCACGACGGCGACGACCTGCACCCGCAGTCCAACATCGACAAAATGGCCGCCGGTGAGCCACTCACGGACGACGACCGCTGGCCGTGGCTGAAGCTCATCGGCGAATGGCTCATGGACCACCCCGACGGCGGCATCATCGGCTGCAGCGCCCTCAAACGCTCCTACCGCGACGCCATCCGGGAGGTCTCCCCCGACGCCGTGTTCGTGCACGTACACGGCAGCGTCGAACTGCTGCAGGAACGCATGGAGGAGCGTCCGGGGCATTTCATGCCCGCCAGCCTGCTCGACTCCCAATTGGACACCCTCGAGCACCTCGAGGCCGATGAGCGGGGACGAATCTTCGATATCTCCGGCACCCCCGACGAGATCGTGGCGGCCACCATCGCCTGGATCAGTGCACTCGACTAA
- a CDS encoding TOBE domain-containing protein: MRLSARNQFTGRIVSIEKGLVNGIVKIEVAKNVIITADITNSAIEDLGLVEGKDAVAVIKSTDVMIGSH; encoded by the coding sequence ATGAGGCTCTCCGCCCGCAACCAGTTCACCGGCCGCATCGTCTCGATTGAAAAAGGCCTCGTCAACGGCATCGTGAAGATCGAGGTGGCCAAAAACGTGATCATCACCGCCGACATCACCAACTCCGCCATCGAAGACCTCGGCCTCGTCGAGGGCAAGGACGCCGTGGCCGTGATCAAGTCCACCGACGTCATGATCGGCTCCCACTAA
- a CDS encoding nicotinamidase, whose amino-acid sequence MRALIIVDVQNDFCPGGSLGTARGNEVAAAVGHYLEGDLAKVNDYAHVVATQDWHIDPGAHFSENPDFVDSWPRHCVADTAGAQMHDALKDAPIDAYFRKGEYEAAYSGFEGKADGTALADWLRERGVDSLDVVGIATDHCVRATALDALQEGFEVRILTGMCAAVDNARGDKAFEEMEKAGAELV is encoded by the coding sequence ATGCGCGCACTCATCATCGTCGACGTTCAAAACGACTTCTGCCCCGGCGGCAGCCTGGGCACCGCCCGCGGCAACGAGGTCGCCGCCGCCGTCGGACACTATCTGGAAGGCGACCTGGCTAAGGTCAACGACTACGCCCACGTCGTGGCCACCCAGGACTGGCACATCGATCCGGGGGCCCACTTCTCCGAGAACCCCGATTTCGTAGATTCCTGGCCGCGCCACTGCGTCGCCGACACCGCCGGAGCGCAGATGCACGACGCGCTGAAGGACGCCCCGATCGACGCGTACTTCCGGAAGGGCGAATACGAGGCCGCCTATTCCGGCTTCGAGGGCAAGGCCGACGGCACGGCGCTGGCCGACTGGCTGCGTGAGCGCGGCGTCGACTCCTTGGACGTGGTCGGCATCGCCACCGACCACTGCGTCCGCGCGACCGCCCTGGACGCCCTTCAGGAAGGTTTTGAGGTGCGTATCCTCACCGGCATGTGCGCCGCCGTGGACAACGCCCGCGGCGACAAAGCCTTCGAGGAGATGGAGAAGGCCGGCGCCGAGCTCGTGTAG
- a CDS encoding DUF3618 domain-containing protein, with protein MARNIDEIQRDIARNRSQLANTLDELANRTKPANLAEDAKQGVVSKLQDPTVQKVLAGIGVAVVGIVAFSMARGRKRKNDIKEIQKMLAERSF; from the coding sequence GTGGCACGCAACATTGATGAGATCCAGCGCGACATCGCCCGCAACCGTTCGCAGTTGGCCAACACCTTGGATGAGCTGGCCAACCGCACCAAGCCGGCCAACTTGGCCGAGGACGCCAAGCAGGGCGTCGTCAGCAAGCTGCAGGACCCGACGGTGCAGAAGGTGCTCGCCGGCATCGGCGTCGCGGTGGTCGGGATCGTCGCTTTCAGCATGGCCCGTGGCCGTAAGCGCAAGAACGACATCAAGGAGATCCAGAAGATGCTCGCGGAGCGCTCCTTCTAG
- the bcp gene encoding thioredoxin-dependent thiol peroxidase, producing MNEAARLTVGDTAPAFSLTDDAGNTVSLSDYAGRKVLVYFYPKAATPGCTTEACDFRDNLAALGDLGIDVVGISPDPVDKLAKFKADQDLNFPLLSDEDKSVMTAWGAFGEKKNYGKVVQGVIRSTLLIDEEGKVALAKYNVKATGHVARILRDITA from the coding sequence ATGAATGAAGCAGCACGCCTGACCGTCGGTGACACCGCCCCCGCCTTCTCGCTCACGGACGACGCCGGAAACACCGTCTCCCTGTCCGACTACGCGGGCCGTAAGGTACTCGTGTACTTCTACCCCAAGGCAGCCACCCCCGGCTGCACCACCGAAGCCTGCGACTTCCGCGACAACCTCGCCGCCCTCGGCGATCTGGGCATCGACGTCGTCGGCATTTCCCCGGACCCGGTGGACAAGCTGGCCAAGTTCAAGGCCGACCAGGACCTCAACTTCCCCCTGCTGTCCGACGAGGACAAATCCGTCATGACCGCCTGGGGCGCCTTCGGGGAGAAGAAGAACTACGGCAAGGTCGTCCAAGGCGTCATCCGCTCCACCCTGCTCATCGACGAAGAAGGCAAGGTCGCCCTGGCCAAGTACAACGTCAAGGCCACCGGCCACGTCGCCCGCATCCTGAGGGACATCACGGCGTAA